The DNA sequence TCCCAGCTGGGCCATAGAAAGCTGGGGGGCTCCACTGCGAGTGCAGATAGGCGCCTAGCAAGTCAGCCAAATAGAGAAGTCTGGATTCTGCAGGACAGGTGCCTGGGTGCACTGGCAGGGCGGCTCCAGAGCACAGGGTTCCTGCCCACAGCTGTGGTCAGAACAGCACCCTAAAGGAGGGGACCACTGTGCTAACACCCAGTCTTCGGGTTCACCGGGCCTCCTCTGCATCCACCCCAGAGCCTGGCCTTCTGTGCTCCTCCAAACCCTCCCAGGGCACCAGAGTTGTCCGTCTCATCCATGTCCCACCCCAGTCCCCTATGTCCCTTGCATCAATCCCATCACCCATCACCCTCATGCCCCTGTCACCTCCCGGCTCCACCTTCCCTCCAGTGCCTGCCTTGGGGGCTCCAGTCCCTGGCCCCATTTAGCCAATGTCACCACAATACAGGGTGCACTGTGCTGGGACTGGCTCTCCAGAAACCTGACTAGGGAGCCGTCCAACTTGAATGGCCGGCCAGCAGCCAGCTTGCCCCTTGGAGAGGTCCCTGGACAAGAGAGCCCAGTGCCCAGCTGCGACTGCTCCGTGGGGACTTCCTCCCCTCAGTGTCTCTTCGCAGAGGCAGCTATGAGGGAAGACAGACGGAGCCTTTGCCCAGAATGCTCCAAGGCATGGGTGCCTCTGCCCCACACCAGTGTGGGCACAGGTGGAGAGGCAGTGCCCAGGGTGGGGCCAGCTGTGGGGACTGTGCTGGGGCCTGGGAAGGACTGGAGACAGGCAGCGCCCATGTGTGCGCCTAGTCAGCCACCTGGGCACTAGAAGCTGCTGGCCTCAGGCTGTGAATGGCTGTCCCGTGTGGTCCCCATGAGGACACCCGGCGGTAACTGCAGCTTCAAACATTTCCCCTTACtctgctctctcttctgttcttttaCCAAATCAGGATTCTATACCACTCGTGTATTTTTCACTCGCTCTATCCTGGACACATCCCAAAGCACCAAGTGTCCATCAAACGCGTGAGTCACATTTTCATGTTACTCAGAGGGCTTATGTCTCCTGAGAGAAGCCAACCCCCCTGTAGCTCTGTGAGGTGCCGCCGTGGAGAACATAGGGTGAATGTAGGTGCTCCAAGATTCCAGGCTGCCAAGTGGTGCCTCCAGAAGCAGGTACTGTTGAGGGTGTTCCTGGCCCCCTTTTCCAGTGCGTCACCAAGGAAATGCGTTTCCCTGTGCAGACTGTAAAGTGCAGTGATCAGGCATGAACTGTTCTGGGTAGGCATGCTTCACAGAAGCCTGGGGCCAGCAGCCCCCATGTGGCTGGCCGTGTCACTGAgggtcctctgctctgctgtcctcaACTTGTAATTCTTGCTCTCATGGTTGCAAGAAGGCTCCCTTGCCAGGGCATCACGTTATCCCTTTGCTGTTCTAGGAGGCTGCCCGTGGAGGAGACCGCTTGGCAGGGCATGTCAAGTCATGTTTTCACGTTGCTCAGGGCTTATGTCTCCACATTCGTGTCTCCTTTTAAAACATTACTCTTTACTGGCCAGGCTGTGTCACACAAGGTGTCAGTCAGGGTCTGCTAGTAAAAGAAGAGGGGTGCAGCCATGGCAGATCCCACCAGTGTGTGTGATGTGCTGCACATCAGAAAGCCGCCTGTTGCAGCACTGATGTAGCCAGGCTGCAGTGGGAGAGGAGGTGCCCCTGAGGGCCGGGGTCAGTCCCCTCGGCCTTCTCCAGGTACATcccacacagcccagcaggcccCTGGGGACATTTACCCCACAGTGCGCATTACCAATGGGGACCTAACACCCCTAAGGGGCAGGCACGCTGCATATCTGTGGCACTAAGACCTTGTAGTGGAGGAGGCCAGTTAAGGAAAGGAAGTCTAAAGAGGCTTCTTGgggaaaacttttttaaaaaggttgaGAAATGGCCCTGAACAAATAAAGGCTTGTgctcacacaaaaatctgtaatCAAACATGGTGACTTACTCATAACTGCCCAAACCAGGAACTACCTACATGCCCTTCAGTCAATGCAGGGACCCTGAGGCCCTGCCCATAGTGGCAGCTCCGTGGAGGGGGAGAGGCCGGACCCAAGGCCACCAGCTGGAGGCCCccaccagtgcctgctgggtaAGGCTCAGATGGACAGCAGGCTGGGTGCCAGCGTGAAGGGCAGGTAGCCTCCAGGGGACACCCCAGGGAGCCATCTGAGTGTGGCAGCAGTGGCTGTGCGGCCATTAGCATGACACCCAGGCAGGGAGTGTGCTGGCATGCGACATCCCAGCAATCCAGACACAAGCGGGGTGTTGGCTGGCAGCTACCAGACGCGAGTCCTACCCCGTGCCAGCACGTATACACTGGCACCCACATggcaggaggaaaaaggaaaattcacCTTCCAGTAGGGTCCACAGAGTCATCTTTATTCTCCTAGGATAGGACAAATCCTTTGCTCTGTGGAGGCTGGttctttaatttcagaaaagGTCCTCATGCACACCTGTCATTACACAGTAATAATTGAACACTTCCCTTTGGTTTAAGAAGCCAAAGTGGGTGCAGGACGCAGCAGATGAGGCTGTCGAGCTCTGGCCTTGGCCCCAGATCCAGTGAGGGCCAAGCTGCCGGCCTCCCCTCGGGATTTCCTTCCGCGCTGGCCCTGCCACCTGCCGGCTTCCTCCCGTCGCCACTTGGTGAGCGTTCACTGCAGAGCCTGCCCACCCGTCTACGAGCTCACGCGCACGCGCACTTTAATTTACCTGGAAGCTCAAAGAAGTTGGCCAGAACTATCGTTTGGCTGgttttcgtgtgtgtgtgtgtgtgtgtgtgtgtgtgtgtgtgtgtgtgtgtgtgtgtgtgtgtgtgtgtgtggccagaaCTATCGTTTGGCTGgttttcgtgtgtgtgtgtgtgtgtgtgtgtgtgtgtgtgtgtgtgtgtgtgtgtgtgtgtgtgtgtgtgtgtgtgtgtgtgtgtgtgtgtgtgtgtgtgtgtgtgtgtgtgtgtgtgtgtgtgtgtgtgttaccgCAAACCAGACACATaccaaattaaatatttaacaaagttaaaatctccaaatatttagGTATCAGTTACAGAGTATTTAATCAAATTCCCCAAAGCAGCTAACTGAAATCACATCTATGACACAGGTTCATCAGATTCTCCCAATATTTGTTCCCTCTGGAGGGCGAAGGACACAACTCGCAGCGAATGCAAGGTGCACATCTCGGGGCTTCCTAACCGCTGGCCCCGGCCACTGCAGCCACACCTGCTTCCCCACCATCTGCCCTTATCTGGGTCCAGGACCGCGAGGAGATCAGACAGGTGGGGGCTGTGAGGCAGGAGCTCGGAGTCTGCTGGAGCAGGATGGGCGGAGggaagggggcagagaggcccagcagGAAGCCAGGAGCACAGATGGCCCTCCCTGAGGGCCCCCAGCCCTGGCGACGGGGCATCCTGCCGAGGAGCCCAGCTTCTGAGCAGATTGGCACAGCGGGGGCCTTCTCACTGCTTACCTGCTCGCTTGGACTGGCTTGAATCCTCAGCGAGGGTCCTCAGCTGAAGGCCTCTGAGGGGGGGATAAGGGCCACCTGGAGCTGTGCTGCGAGCTTGGAAAAGCATTTTGTTTAGAACATAAGCCCAGGAAAGCCAGACTCCCCTTTCCTTCACGTCTAAATAGCAGAGGGCTCTCTGCAAGAAATTCACCTCaactaagaaacaaaaacattgtAGCTGCCAATGGTCTTCATTTCCAATAAGTGAAATGCCAAATTGAATAtaatcttgattttattttctcttttaaacaccATAAATGGCATCATCTTCTGTGATATTGCTCTTCCGAGTGGGATCCTCTGCCTGGCAGCGCACATGTCAGCTGGGCTCCTCAAAGGCAGGATTCCAgggcccaccccaccctgctgaATTACAACCTGCTTTGTAACGAGACCCCAGTGAATCTGTGCACATCACGGTCTGTGTTAGTGCCGTGCTTAGAATCGTCTAAGATTTTTATTGATGTGATTCTATATATTTAGTGCTTCTATAACTTTGCTTTTTAAGTTTAGGTATTTCAGACATCTGTAActaatttttgtgtttggtgCGTAAAAAGAAGTGTTCTAAGtgaattttttcttaatgattgatGAGCTCTCCTGTTATCTTTTGCTGAGTACTCCATCTTTTCCCTATGGGGAACACattaaggggggaaaaagaaaggcaaattatGAAATCGCATGCATAATATGATCTTATATTTGTTCAAAGAAAAGGCCCTGCAGGAGAAATGAATAGCATCCCGAATATGAATGTCCTGGTTCCTGGGCATCCTGCGGGCTGAGATGGGAAAAGGGTTGAGAGGCGGGTACAATAATTATTTTGAGCctgcaaaaatatttctttcaaagaCCATATATTGCATGAtacaatttatatgaaatgcccagaacaggcagacccatggagacagaaaggagatgaGGGGTTGCctgagggtggggggctggggagtgCTAATAACTCTGGGGACCCTCTTTCAGGGTGATGGAACGTTCTAAAATTGGCTGTGCTGCCGTGTGACACAATAGCAACATCCGACAGGACACTTTAAGGGGAGAACCTGTGGTATATGGCATACATCTCaggaaagctgttaaaaatataattcattggCCGGTACTTGAGGGCACCCACGTCCCGCTGTTCTTGGGTGAACTCCTGAATACCAGGTGTGGTCCTTTGCACCTAGCTGCAGACCGCCTGGTCACACCTGTGCTGGGGACGCTGTCTCGTCTGCCTAGTCAGGGCCACAGACGTGCCCCTTGCATGCTGGGAAGGGGGACCTCACATCACCCACGGTGCTGTCAACTCCCCATGGAGCCTTACTGGGTAGATGCCTCTTGAATGTTCTCCACTACCCAGCAGGCCGGGCACCTGGGGCTTGTGGAAATTCGGACTAGTCAGCGGTGGTCTGGGTCCCGTGAACACTGACCACCTGGACCCTGCGGACAGCGTGCCCTTGCAGCCTTCAGCCCCGCCGCGGTCCTCGCGCACGCGCGCAGCCTGTGGGGAGGCACGGGGCCGAGGCtagggggcggggcctggcgggggcggggcctggatggggtggggcccagcaggcTGCGGGCGGTTGGCGGGGCGGGGCAGCCAGGGGGTGGGGTTACCGTTGGGGGCGGGGCCGCGCGGGCGCGCTGCGGGCCCAGCAGTTTCGCGCCCCCAACGTCGCGGCAGGCCTCCCGGCCCGTCCGCCGGCCCGCCCGCGCGCGCGCCGCCGTTGGCGCCGGCATGTCGGGCCCCGGGCCGCGGGAGCCGCCGCAGGCGGGCGGGCCGGCGGGCCCCGAGAGCGCGGACGCCGCGCCGGGCGAGGCGGGGCTGAGCTTCGCGCCCACCGACCTGAGCCTGGTGGAGATGACGGAGGTGGAGTACACGCAGCTGCAGCACATCCTCTGCTCGCACATGGACGCGGCCGACGGCGAGCTCGACGCGCGCCTCGGCTCGGCCTTCCTGGCGGCGGCGCCGAGCGCGACGGCGCCGGGCGGCTTCGCGGCGGGCGGCgcggcggcgggcggcgcggcGCCCGTGTACCCGGTGCTGTGCCCGCCCGCGCTGGCCGACGGCGGCTTCGCGGGCGCGGCGCCCTGCCTGGGCCACGTCGACTTCCAGGAGCTGCGCATGATGCTGCTGAGCGAGGCGGGCGCGCCCCCCGCGGCCGAGAAGACGCCGGGCGCCAACGGCCCGGGCGCCGCCCGCCCCAAGGCCGACGGCAAGGAGAACGCGGGGGCCGAGGGCGCACCCGAGGCGCGGGCCAAGTCGGCCGTGCGCGTCCGCCTGGAAGACCGCTTCAGCAGCGCCCCCGCCGAGCCCCCGCCCGCCCCGCGCAGCGCCGAGCCCCCCGAGTCGAGTGTGGCGCTCAACAAGTGGGTGCCGGGGCGCCGGCGGGCTGGTCGTAGAAGGGGTGTAGACCAGGCGCCCGCCAGCCTCTCCCTGTTGGTAGGCAGGAGCGTAGCCGGGCCCCCCCGGGCTGGCCGCCGCCGGCCTCAACAGGGAGCAGGCCGTGCTGGGTCTGGGTGTAGGCGCAGGGGATCCCTGTACAAAGCCACCGGCCTCCTGGTTGGCATCTTAACAGGGAGCAGACCTCAGTGGGCCTGGGGGCTGACCTGACAGGTCGTGGGGCCTGTGCAATGCCAGCGAGCAGGTACTTTCGAGTAGTAAGTGCACCCCTGAAGTGTTACCTCTTGTTTGCACTCTTGAGGGTGTCCACATGGAGGAGACAAAAGTGTACAGATGCTCCTGAAGACCAAAGGTTTTCCCCAAATTACCTGCCCAAATCTCGGAAGACGGCTCTGCTTCCCCCTACGTTGTTGCCCGGGGTTTGGGTGGAGGTGCAACCCTGTGGAAGCTGAGTGCCTATTGTGAAGCTTTGAACATGAGGTGCAGCCTCACCCTGCAGCCAGACTGCCAGCCCTTCGTGCGCGCCCAGGGACGCTTTCCTCCCCACCCTGTGGTTTTTCCCCACTTTGCCCTCAGCCATCAGATTTGGAAGGATggccgagagagagagagagagagagagagagagagagagagagagagacagagacagagagagacagagacagagagagaggaggtCAGAGGTGTGGTGGGAAAGAAGGAATAAGTAAGACGACACCCAGCGCCACTGACCTCTGTGAGGGAGGCGATTTGAACTTGTCCATGGAGACAGTCATGGAGACTTCCTAACAGGTCCCAGCTCCTGTCTGGAAAATCTAACGTTGCCCATCAGGGTGTGGTAGTGAGCAGTTGAAGTGTTTCTGGAAACTTCCCTGCCACGTGCTCTAAACACGTTGTCTCTGTGTTTCTTTTGTCTCGGCAGTTTGGTAACTCTTATTCGACGTCCATCCGATTTAGTGAATGTTCCTCATCATCAGCAACAAAACAAATGCACAACgttagtgaaaaataaaaccGCGGCTGCAGCTGCCTTGCAGCTGACGTACCCTCTGTTCACTGCCAATGCCTGTTCTGCTGGTGGGAACCCTAATCTTCCACAGACACAGGTAGGGAAGGTGGTTTGTGAAGCTTTGCTCTTTTCCTTATTGAATGGGTAAGTTTTATCTTAGTTGAGtcccaaggatttttttttctttcttggagcTTAATACACTCTTAAAATCGAGTGTTTATGTGGTTTGGGAATATTTTTAAGTGCTTGTGTGCACCTTAGCTTGGAATTTCATACAAACCAGATCTGACATTATTTGTTAGAAGTGCATCTATTTGTGTATTAAAGAGGTCAAGTCTTCTGCTGatagagttcctgttgctccctTTTTCTGCAGAGTTCTGGTAACTCATGTGCTCTACTTGAAGCTGCCAAGCACCAGGATATTGGATTGCCTAgagcattttctttctgttatcaGCAAGAAACTGAATCCACGAAACAGACTTTGGGTGGTAGAAACAAAGGTTTACCTGAGCAGGTTTGGATTAAAGTGGGAGGTAAGATGAGGCAGAAGGTGCCGGGGCTCCCCATCCTGCTGGGGCCTTGTACCTGATGTCACTGTGACCTTGGATCCGGGAGGGAGAGGCCCTGCAGGACCGTGTGTGTGCATCATAGGGGTCCTTTTCCCACCTCTTTCCCCAGGCACTTCACTGTGAACATTCTATTGCATATTTGTACTGAGTATGGGAAAAATGAATTTGGAGGCTGCTTTTTCTTAATGGTAATGTCAGTAAACAGGAAAATTTACACTTCAAGTTACTGGAAGCGCGCAATAGGTCTTTCCCCTTATTTATGCCTCATGAGTGAGGCAGGGGTCTGAAACCTGCTGAAAGCTTTAGGAGACGATCTGCAGTTGGGCGGAGCAGTGAGGGGAGCAAGAGGTCATGGGGTGACCTGGAGTTTCAGAAATAAACTGCTGAAGGTAGATTTTGATCGCCTCAAAAAAATGAACTCCCAATCCCTTTTCCCTTGGAAACACATGGTTTCTCAAGTTACCCAACAAAATAGCACAGCTCACACTAAGCTTGTCAAGAGCTGAGGGACGCAGGACAGTGAtggagcatttactgctctcccTGTGTCTCCTTGGGTCGGTGACATTTCATGCAAAGGTTTATGTTAACATTTGTAAGGCATAAAGACTAATGTTAAAATAGTACCTGTGCCGAGTACTCAGCTTAAGGAGTAATTCCTGTTACCGATCCTGGTTATACTTCTCTGTATCTCCCTTGAAAAATTATCACCATTCTGCTGCTTGTGTTAAGTGATCCTTTCTCTGTAGAGGCTGTGGCCTTGTGTGGCATCTGGGCAGTGTGCACCACCACACACACTACTCAGAAGCCTGCTGTTCTCTGCTTGATGGAAATTTGACATATGTCTGTAGCATAAATAAAAGCTATGATGAGACTATGTCGCTTATGGGGAGAAGAATTGCTTGTAGGCGTAATTGATCTTAAGCCACTTGGATTTTGTCTTCTTCTGAGCATTGCAGTTAGAACATCAGTTGTCAGAATAATTGTATATAAAGAAAATCTTTTGGAGAAGTATTTTcagcttttgtttcctttctgaatATGAGAAGCATCAAAAAGTGCTGGATTTCTCTATTCATAGATGACAGTTAACACCTGTTGACAAAAAAGGGGGACTTTGACAAGGTCATTTTGATTACACAGTATTGGGAATGTTTCAGTGTAGCCATAGGTTTAGGTTCAGTTTTGTGGCCTGGAAGTTGGCACGACCTGCTCCTGTGGAATCGTGTAGCCTGGCCCTTCCCTCAGTTCTGGGTGCCCCTCCCAGATTTACATCTTGGATTGAAAATGCATTTGTGGGGATAAGTTaacaaggaaaaaatttaaatgcccTTTTGTCGTCTTTGCAAAGAAGAAGCGCTATGTAAGCAAGCGGTCAATAAGAGGAGTCGGAGCAGAATCCACCAGCCAGATACGGATGTGCAGCGAAGGGCCCTGGGAGAGATCCAGAATGTGGGCGAGGGTTCTGCTGCCACACAGGATGCCTGGCAGTCGGTGGAGTCCTCACAGGCGAGCCTCGGGGAGCAGGCGCAGAGTGGGCCGCCAGGAGGGCGGTCTCAGCGCAGGGAGCGGCACAACCGCATGGAGAGAGACAGAAGGTAATGGCTGTGGCGTCAGGACCGGGCCACCAAGCCTGTCGCAGTCACTACTGGCGGCAGATGGCTACTGCGTGCAGTAGCTTAGCCATCTCTGTgttcaaagggaaggaaagtcGGCAAGAATAAACAGTGCCTTTGTTTTGCTAGGTAGGTCGGGGTCCCCAAGATACCTCCCAAGTTAGATGATGCAGTGGGGGGACTCATGGTGTCGATTCATTACAGAGGGACAGCTcagcagaggcaagcagggaGGAATCGGGGGGCCCAGACACAGGCCGCCAGCGCGGTCACCCCCACGTGCCTGTTTCTGCCAGCGCCAGCCAGGGAACCTGGAGGCTCTGTGCCCTGAGACCTTACAGAGCGGCCATGCAGGCTTTCTGTGCCTGGCACGCAGCCAGGCTCCGCACCTCTGGAAGGAGAGTGGGAGGCAGGCCGGTGTTCAACAAGAGCCTTACTGTCTGCGCAAGCAGGGAGCCCCTCCTAACGAATGGAGGGGGGATCCTCCCAGAATCTGAGTTCCCAGATGCCAGTCAGGGACCAGCCTCGCGAGCGGGCCTTCCCAGGGAGCCGGAGTCCGCCACGGGAGCACTGCTTACAGTGGCTGCTGAgtcttgctgttttttttttaaagaatgttgaGGAAAGAGGAGGCTAAAACTTCAGCTTGTTTATCTATAGAGTTATTCGTACTGTTGTAGAATCAGAAGGTActtaatttctttctgttgtaGCTGGGTTTTTTCATAGTGTTCCCCTAACATGAAATTGATTAACTtggtcatttattgagcactttgtACCAGTTCCCGTTTTAGACTCAGGAAATACAGCAGAGCAAGACATCTTTAGTCTGTGAGCCCCAGTGCCAAACTAAAGCGattcatttcttttcaaaggGATGTATTAAAGCTCGCTGGCTCGCCAGTCATCTTAGACATGTGCACACACTCTGGCTGAAGGACTTCACTGACTCACTGTAAACTATGAAGGACATTCTTCCTACTCCGacatcaataaacatttactaaataCATACTGTGTGAAAACCCTTACCTGTTGACAGTGAAAGTTTGAATTCCGGTTCTGCCATTGCCTAGTTTAACGACCTTCAGCAAACGCTTCGCCTCCAGTCTGGAATTTCTCCTCTAAAATAGAGATGCTATCTGCCCAATAGACTTGAGATGAGGGGTAAAGAAGCTGCTGTGTAAGGAGCCTCTGGCCCAGTGCCTAGAAGTTAGGGAGTGTCTGGGAAGTGCCGGCTGTTGTTTCAACCTTGCAAGTTTCCACATAAAGTTCTAAGTGTGCAGTTGGGAAATGAGAACAAGAGCCACACTGAGTAAGCAGCTCGGTGTCAGCTTGTATAGGACGTGACATGCTACCCAGTGGAACGTGTAAAAGTCAAAAGTGGTTTAATAATTTAAATCACGACTTGAGCCTTCCTCTCTCTTGAAAGACCAGGTTTGGGATATTAAAAGTCTCTGGTCTGTGGCCCTTTTTGAACCAGGGCCCCTTGGAGAATCAGAGCTGTGCCTCCTTGGTGTGAGTTCGTTCCTTAGGATGGTATCAGGGCAGCTCAGTGTGTTGGGTGGAACAGTGACCTGCCCTGAAAAGGCACGGACAGTTTTGCTTGTGCATTCAGGGTGTTTGAATCCATCCTTGGTCCAGACTCAAGCCTGTCCCTGTCTCCTGGCAGTGAGAAGCGGGCAGGGAAAGCTCCCGGGGTGGCAGGTCTGCATGGGTGCGCGCTGTGCACCCTTGGGCCCCTGGTTTGCCCTCCTGCTGCTGCCACCGCCCTATGTGGCTCCCCTGGACTTTGATTGTAGGCGCAGAATCCGCATCTGCTGTGATGAGCTGAACCTTTTAGTCCCGTTCTGCAACACTGAGACCGATAAGGCAACGACTCTGCAGTGGACGACGGCGTTCCTGAAATACATTCAGGAGAGACATGGGGACACTCTCAGAAAGGTGAGTGTTTAGGCCGGCATAGTGTCAGAGTGCCGCAGCCCTCAGCGCTCTTACACATGCATCCCCTGGGCTACGTTTGTCCCTCGGACTCTGGGTCAGATGCTGAGTCCGGCAGGAACAAAGCCTGCCCGTGAGCGGCGTGGCCTGTCCTTGCCGCAGTGGTAATGACAGCCCAGCTTTGTTCACAAAGTGACAGAGTAGTGACTGAGTGTCACTTGCCAGAGAGCAGCTTGAGCACCTGCTCCGTGCAGTGGTCTGTGTCAGGGCTTCATGGTTTCAGAGGCCTGTGAGATGCCTTTGCCTTCAGGAAACTCTGGGAAAGGGATGAAgtaaaaagagcaaaagaaaatagGGACAGACAAACGCCCAGTCAGTAGCCTGGACGTCAGCCAttttaagaaggcagagaagcGATGCTCGTGCGGGCGTGGTGCCTGGGGTCCACTGGGGGCTCCGGCTGAGCACCTGGTCCTCAGTAAGCCCGCACAGCCTTGACCCTGTCTCTCGGGCTCCAGGGGCAAGCTTGGCTCCCGCGGGCCAAATGCTTGGTGTGGGTGAAACCCTTTCTGGGGGTTCAGGTAAAAGGTGAGGTGCTGTGGCATATTGGGTCCTGTGCTCTGCCTTGGGGGACCTCGGTTCCAGATGCTGGCCCAGAATTCTGACGCCCAGGATGCGTGGCGAGGCCCTGGGGAAGTGAGCCTAGTGCCCTGGTTTTGCCCCCTGCCCTCGCTGTCACGCCGCTGCACAGACTGCAGGGAGGCTGACAGGAGGCCGAGGGGGGGCTGGCACAGCGGGCGCAGAATCTCTGCGAAGAGCCTCCCAAGTCTGGCTCCTAGGAGGCCCGGGAGCGCCACGGTCAGCCTGCTTGCACTGTGCGCTCAGACTCTGTCCTCTGGGTGTCCCTCGTCTGTGTCCACATGGCGTTTACGCCCTGTGAGTCACGTGACTCCATCAACTTCCTTGCTTCCATCGCATGTTTGGCTGCGTCTTAGAGCAACACTTTATCAGATTTCTTCTAATTGAATCattatagttatttataatgcAGTTACTCTTCAATATTATTTGTTAGAGGTAGACTATTGGTTTAATAAagcttttatgttttaaaaatgacttaatgTTTGCTTCTGTGTACCTAGTGGTATTATTGATGTAATTCATTCAAATATGATGAAGGTGCTCACAACAGAAAATTGAGTATCTATGCTGATTAAATAGGTTAATTAGAGATACCGTATTATGTATACATTAAGCCTCCTGGGTGTTTCTGAAATTTAATGACATTGGACTTGTAAGTTGTTTCTGGGTCAGATTCTAAGGCCCATCAAGAAACAGGCAGTACTGACGCCAGGCAGGCTGCTCGGGAGCCACCTGCCCCGTAACCTCCCCTCTGCCTGCGCAAATGCTGTTCTCTTAAAGACACAGTCATGAGAGTCTCAAGTGATTttcttaaatgactttaaaacaCATTTCATTCCACGCATCCACTCTTGCCAGGCTTCTGTTCAAGAAGCTTGGGGGTACTCTGAATGAGGCAGACCCCGTGgagggagctggcgcatgtgggCCTCCTGCAGAGCGGCCTCCTGGGTCCCTGTCCGGGGTGCCCCGGGGGTGGGGGCGTTCAGGCAGGAGCCACAGGCCAACCGTAAAAACTAAACAGCCAGTTATTTTATGGCAGAATGAGTTTATTTGGCAACAGCAGGGGAATTGCACTTAGGAAGCAAGCTAGGCTGCCACGGGTGCATGGAAGACCCAGAGGGAAGGTCGCTCTGGGCTTTCAGAGGAAACAGGGACGGCCCACCAGTAGTTCAGAGGAGGACGACGTGGCTGAGAGGCCGGGAGGGGCTCTTGAGTCCCTTAAAAGGGGAGAGGTCCCACGACGGCCTCCCTGGCCACGGTCTCCTGGCAGCCGGGCACCCCTTCAGGCCTCTGGCTCCTCGGTGCTCGTGCTGTGTGGCGCGTGGCACGTCACAGAGGTTGCCAGGCCGCTGAGAGCAGGGTGCGTGGAGTGGGGCTGGGCCCACTCAGTCTAGGGCCGGGAGGTGGGGCgaggctggggagggcagggtgggcGGCGAGCCGCGGCTGCTCCCAGCCGGACATTCGGGGCCGGTAGGCTGGTCAGTGAGTCTGCAGGGCTCCGTGTTGTCTGCAAATGGATGGCTCACTTTGTATTTTCTAATGGACCAGTGCTGTGAACACCTGTGCCCCACCCTGTCGCGCTTCTTCATGCACCCAGTGCCCTGT is a window from the Manis javanica isolate MJ-LG chromosome 5, MJ_LKY, whole genome shotgun sequence genome containing:
- the TCFL5 gene encoding transcription factor-like 5 protein isoform X3, coding for MSGPGPREPPQAGGPAGPESADAAPGEAGLSFAPTDLSLVEMTEVEYTQLQHILCSHMDAADGELDARLGSAFLAAAPSATAPGGFAAGGAAAGGAAPVYPVLCPPALADGGFAGAAPCLGHVDFQELRMMLLSEAGAPPAAEKTPGANGPGAARPKADGKENAGAEGAPEARAKSAVRVRLEDRFSSAPAEPPPAPRSAEPPESSVALNNLVTLIRRPSDLVNVPHHQQQNKCTTLVKNKTAAAAALQLTYPLFTANACSAGGNPNLPQTQSSGNSCALLEAAKHQDIGLPRAFSFCYQQETESTKQTLGGRNKGLPEQVWIKVGEEALCKQAVNKRSRSRIHQPDTDVQRRALGEIQNVGEGSAATQDAWQSVESSQASLGEQAQSGPPGGRSQRRERHNRMERDRRDVLKLAGSPVILDMCTHSG
- the TCFL5 gene encoding transcription factor-like 5 protein isoform X1, with the translated sequence MSGPGPREPPQAGGPAGPESADAAPGEAGLSFAPTDLSLVEMTEVEYTQLQHILCSHMDAADGELDARLGSAFLAAAPSATAPGGFAAGGAAAGGAAPVYPVLCPPALADGGFAGAAPCLGHVDFQELRMMLLSEAGAPPAAEKTPGANGPGAARPKADGKENAGAEGAPEARAKSAVRVRLEDRFSSAPAEPPPAPRSAEPPESSVALNNLVTLIRRPSDLVNVPHHQQQNKCTTLVKNKTAAAAALQLTYPLFTANACSAGGNPNLPQTQSSGNSCALLEAAKHQDIGLPRAFSFCYQQETESTKQTLGGRNKGLPEQVWIKVGEEALCKQAVNKRSRSRIHQPDTDVQRRALGEIQNVGEGSAATQDAWQSVESSQASLGEQAQSGPPGGRSQRRERHNRMERDRRRRIRICCDELNLLVPFCNTETDKATTLQWTTAFLKYIQERHGDTLRKEFESVFCGKTGRRLKLTRPDSLATCPVQEGPQSTPAVDVK
- the TCFL5 gene encoding transcription factor-like 5 protein isoform X2 — protein: MSGPGPREPPQAGGPAGPESADAAPGEAGLSFAPTDLSLVEMTEVEYTQLQHILCSHMDAADGELDARLGSAFLAAAPSATAPGGFAAGGAAAGGAAPVYPVLCPPALADGGFAGAAPCLGHVDFQELRMMLLSEAGAPPAAEKTPGANGPGAARPKADGKENAGAEGAPEARAKSAVRVRLEDRFSSAPAEPPPAPRSAEPPESSVALNNLVTLIRRPSDLVNVPHHQQQNKCTTLVKNKTAAAAALQLTYPLFTANACSAGGNPNLPQTQSSGNSCALLEAAKHQDIGLPRAFSFCYQQETESTKQTLGGRNKGLPEQVWIKVGEALCKQAVNKRSRSRIHQPDTDVQRRALGEIQNVGEGSAATQDAWQSVESSQASLGEQAQSGPPGGRSQRRERHNRMERDRRRRIRICCDELNLLVPFCNTETDKATTLQWTTAFLKYIQERHGDTLRKEFESVFCGKTGRRLKLTRPDSLATCPVQEGPQSTPAVDVK